In the Methanobacterium sp. genome, AAGGTCCAGGAAAAACTGTTGGGACATTTCATGATCATAATGTTGTCCAGTATGCACTAAGATATAATCAATTCCCCTTCTATCAACTTCATCAATAAGGGGGGACATTTTAATAATTTCAGGTCTGGTGCCTATTATAAATGCAATCTTCATTTATTTACCACATCCATTCTAAATTAGTAAAATTTTTGTAAAATTTAGATAAAAACAACATTAATAGAACTATTTATCTTATCTATTATAAATGAGATATCCTTTTATAATTAATACAAACATGGGTGCAGCTTGCTTACATAAGTTATTAATACTGATAATGAAGCTTCTAGTTACTAAAATATGTTGAACCAACACAAGAGATTTGTGGGAAAGGAGAAATAATTAATTAAACTCATTTTATGAATTGTGCAATCTCAGTAGCAGTGCAGATTAGAAATGAGTTCTAAATTAGTTTAATACTACCTCTTAAGAAAATTATTCTATGAATTGTTAGATGAAATAGCGATTTGACTAAGATACATGTTAATGATATTTTCGAATCCGTTTTTATAACTAAGTTCAGATGAGTTATGCTAACCATTTTGGCTGGTTGCCATCATCCCTGTACCACTACAAGCAGGACAAACACCGTTACCCCCACATACTGCACATTTTTGACCTTCTGAGTCTACACCACTTCCACTGCAACCCCAACAAATACCATCCCCACCACACTCAGTACATGTTTGTTGTTTGGATTTTGAATTAATGCTCTTTGAATCAGATATGTCATTGTTTTCAGTATTGTCATTGTTTAACTGGGAGTTATCATTTAATTGGTCACTTGAAGATGTATTCTCAGCATCACCACCTAAACAACCAGATACAGATAATGAAAGTACGACCATGCCTATAATCAGGATTAAAACAGATTTTTGCATTGCGAAAACACCTACATTATTTTTTTGAAATTATTTTGTGGTAAGTTATCTTTCTTTAATCCATATATTTCTACCTATTCCCCTACTCCCAGAACTATTATTAAATTACAGGCCACATCAAAAAAAAAGTAAATACAAGTTAAAAGATAACAAACATTTTAACTTCCCATAATTGTAAAAATACTCAATTTTGAAGATGGAAAATAAACATTGAATAAAAAAATGGGTTAAATGAAAATGAAGTGTAAAAAAAATAGAATTATGAATTATGGGTAGATCTCTTCCTCTGAGCCTTATAATCATCCATAATCTTTAAAAGTTTATTTCTATCTTCTTTTTTCTTTTTTTCTTCCTGATTCTTCGACCATTTGTCAATTGCTCCATTAAGATCCGTGTTCATTATTACTGCAAAGTCATCGGCCATGTTTAAATCAACATTTTTCTCTTCCAGCAAGGGAATATTATTTTTTTCAAATACCTCTTTAGCTTGATGCGACATCTTATCTGTGGTTATAACTGCTTTAACACCTAATTTTATTAGGAGTAATGCAGTGTGTGAACCTCCACCTTTAGAACTTTTTAAAAGTACAACATCACCACGTTTTATATTTTTAAAATTGGCAGCTTCCCTAATTCCATCTTTAGAAAATGAATCTATAATTTTGACAGGGGATGCCTCTCTTGAAAGTTCCATTGCCCTGATACGTTTGATTAATTTGATTTGAGCCTCTAAATCTTGCCTTAAAGCTTTTTCATGATTATATTTCTCGTGAATTCCCTTAATTATTGAATTTTTTTTGGTTATCTCCTTTTGATGTAGGATGTTCCGTGAGTATTGGAACTGCAATCTTTGTATTTTCGTTTCCAGTTGGGTAACTTCATCTTGATATTGGCGAATATCATCTTCCAATATCTTGTTCTTATTTTGCAAATTTTTAATCTGTTTTTCCTGAGATTTGAGTTTATTCTGCAACTTAGAAAGTTCTGAAGATGCTTCTAAGGCATGATCTTCTCGTGGAGTGTTGGGGGGTTTTTCAAATTCTTTATATTTTTTTGTTCCATTAGATATTGTTTTTGATGAAACATCATGGGCAGATTCTCGGGCTTGATGAGTTGGGGATTTAATTTTTTCTAATGTGTAATTTATAGCCTTAGTTATGGGGATTTCGTTAATTACCAAAATTTTTATATCATCCACTATTTGAGGAGTTAATCCCAGACTCTTGGTTCTCCTTTCAATTTGTTTTAGTTTTTTCTGATAATTTCTATATGCTTGGATTGCCGCTGCCAATGCATCTCTTTCATGGGCATTTTGAGGTATTATTTTGTTAATTACTCCGGATCTGTGCATTGAAAGACGTTGGTCTTGAAGATAAACATAATCATCAACCAAATCGTTTTTATAACTTACCGCCAGATCACGGTAAGGAGAAAATATTCTGGAATTAAGGGATGTTGCCATTTTTTTAACCAGTTTAGGAGGGTTGTGAACATCAGTGGCAACCAAAACAGTTTTTCCATAATTGATGATATGTCTGGTTATATAAGCCCGTGAAACTTCTTTAAAACTATTAACATCAAGAATTTCACCGGAAAGATCAAGAATAGCCACACCAACTGTCATTCCTGGGTCAAGACCCACAATAATGCCTCTGTGAATTTTAAGTGATGGTTTTTGACCATAGTCTGAAAAAAGTTTTTCTTCAAAATTTCGATGGTAACGGTGAACCAGAATTCTTCCTCCTTTCTGATATTAGGATTAACCGCACTTTGTTCCGGTTAATTCTCTGTTTCTGTTAGTATTTATTGTTTTCTTTACACCATACTAGCTATAATGAGAATGTTAAAATAAAATGATTGAAAATGATATTAATCAATCCCATTATTGTTCTAATCCCCAGTTAGGGACTTAATCATTTCAGCTGTGGTAGCAGCCATTCTTTGATGATTAGAAAATTCTTTATGTAAAGTCTGTATAAATTTTGAGCGAGCATATTCATTTTCTATAAAATGAACATGGTTATAGGAAACATCCATTAAAATGAGGCTTTCAGGAGGCATAGGTGTTATTGATGGTGTGTGTTGTGGTTTAAAAAATTGTTTAACCTCATCCACACCTAATTCGCCGTTTCCAACATTTTTTAAAACTGTTACCATTTTTCTAACCATGTTCCAAAGAAAACTCTCACCAACCACATCAAACAAATAGTTTTGGTTGGTAACTGTGATAGTCACACTATCCACTCTTCGCATGGGGTTACGCTCAGTTTTCTTGGAAAAATTGATGAAATTATGGGTTCCTTCCATTAAATGAGCTGCTTCTTGCATTTTTTCAATATCCATTAATTCGTCATTAACATTGCACAGGATATAGCGATAGTGTCTTTTATTTGCATATCTGGTTTTAAATCCAATTGGCACTTGTGCAAATCCCAAAATCCTTATATCTCGCGGCAAAATGTCATTGACTTGGTTGATTATTGGCATTTTTCTGGTGCGGAAAGAGACCACATTTCCCAGTGCATGAACTCCACGATCAGTTCGTCCGGCAATGGAATAGTTAGATTGTCCAAGGTTTTCAATAACTCCAACCTCTTCAAGTGCACCTAATAGTTCACTTTCCACGGTACGCAGGCCTGGTTGTCTTTGAAACCCATGAAAATCCCTTCCCATGTAGGCTATTTTTAAAGCTACTCTTATCATACTCAATTCTCATCTACAAATCAACGCATTTATTTTCATTGAAATGGTAATGGATATTAGCGATAGTATATCCATCTTTCAATATAATATTACTATTGTGGCTTTATTGGAAATAGTAATAAATAGTAGGATTTTGAATTTAGCTTATTAAATTAAA is a window encoding:
- a CDS encoding DUF460 domain-containing protein, coding for MTVGVAILDLSGEILDVNSFKEVSRAYITRHIINYGKTVLVATDVHNPPKLVKKMATSLNSRIFSPYRDLAVSYKNDLVDDYVYLQDQRLSMHRSGVINKIIPQNAHERDALAAAIQAYRNYQKKLKQIERRTKSLGLTPQIVDDIKILVINEIPITKAINYTLEKIKSPTHQARESAHDVSSKTISNGTKKYKEFEKPPNTPREDHALEASSELSKLQNKLKSQEKQIKNLQNKNKILEDDIRQYQDEVTQLETKIQRLQFQYSRNILHQKEITKKNSIIKGIHEKYNHEKALRQDLEAQIKLIKRIRAMELSREASPVKIIDSFSKDGIREAANFKNIKRGDVVLLKSSKGGGSHTALLLIKLGVKAVITTDKMSHQAKEVFEKNNIPLLEEKNVDLNMADDFAVIMNTDLNGAIDKWSKNQEEKKKKEDRNKLLKIMDDYKAQRKRSTHNS
- the truA gene encoding tRNA pseudouridine(38-40) synthase TruA, with protein sequence MIRVALKIAYMGRDFHGFQRQPGLRTVESELLGALEEVGVIENLGQSNYSIAGRTDRGVHALGNVVSFRTRKMPIINQVNDILPRDIRILGFAQVPIGFKTRYANKRHYRYILCNVNDELMDIEKMQEAAHLMEGTHNFINFSKKTERNPMRRVDSVTITVTNQNYLFDVVGESFLWNMVRKMVTVLKNVGNGELGVDEVKQFFKPQHTPSITPMPPESLILMDVSYNHVHFIENEYARSKFIQTLHKEFSNHQRMAATTAEMIKSLTGD